One Pseudoliparis swirei isolate HS2019 ecotype Mariana Trench chromosome 4, NWPU_hadal_v1, whole genome shotgun sequence genomic window carries:
- the LOC130193167 gene encoding PEST proteolytic signal-containing nuclear protein-like, protein MMADYEHNRRGGTDDGGPQEEGDRVKTKTVSCSTVGGERAAVKRKSEHLVPEEEDESSEDPPAPRKVSKIGFSMSSPMGKKPIPISIKLGATKPKEPAPSVPPKKSGLASVFDEDEDDSEPEEMPPEAKMRMKNIGRETPTSAGPNSFNKGKQGFSDHQKLWERKMKSQSDK, encoded by the exons GGccgcaggaggagggggacagagtGAAAACTAAGACTGTCTCTTGTAGcactgtgggaggagagagggccgCAGTCAAACGCAAATCCGAGCATCTCGTGCCCGAAGAGGAGGACGAGTCCTCAGAGGACCCGCCGGCGCCCCGCAAAGTCTCCAAGATAGGCTTTAGCATGAGCAGCCCGATGGGGAAGAAGCCAATCCCCATATCGATCAAACTGGGAGCAACA AAACCCAAAGAGCCTGCACCGTCAGTTCCTCCAAAAAAGTCAGGGCTGGCATCTGTTtttgatgaggatgaagatgat AGTGAACCTGAGGAGATGCCCCCAGAAgcaaagatgaggatgaagaacaTTGGCAG GGAGACGCCAACCTCTGCGGGTCCTAATTCCTTTAACAAGGGCAAGCAGGGTTTCTCTGATCATCAAAAACTTTGGGAAAGGAAGATGAAGTCCCAATCAGACAAATAG